One window of the Chryseobacterium sp. CY350 genome contains the following:
- a CDS encoding sensor histidine kinase — translation MVFILLAYKLFTERIISEKNRQHDLEILHQKNLAMEGTLIQEDERKRMAILVHDDIGNRLNILSLWIHNIDINNKEATEKVISKQISELIDAARSISHSLYPVNLEKLGLILYIEELITNLSQKIKINLNVNSEYHKKDIFTEVQIYRIIQEFTTNVIKHSSATEITIYIKDNRDSLAIIIMDNGNSFIYDETKRGMGIKNIESRLQSLDAVYKWKNIIGKRTQLIIKIQQKATI, via the coding sequence ATGGTTTTTATATTGCTGGCTTACAAGCTTTTCACAGAGAGAATCATCAGTGAAAAAAACAGGCAGCACGATCTGGAAATTCTTCATCAGAAAAACCTTGCGATGGAAGGAACCCTGATTCAGGAAGATGAGCGAAAAAGAATGGCAATCCTGGTGCACGATGACATTGGTAACCGTCTCAATATTCTCTCCCTGTGGATTCATAATATTGACATCAACAATAAAGAAGCGACGGAAAAAGTAATATCTAAGCAAATCTCGGAATTAATTGACGCTGCGAGAAGCATTTCGCATTCTCTCTATCCTGTAAATCTCGAAAAGCTCGGGCTCATTTTATACATTGAAGAATTGATCACAAACCTTTCTCAAAAAATAAAAATCAATTTGAACGTCAATTCAGAATATCATAAAAAAGATATATTTACTGAGGTTCAGATCTACAGGATTATTCAGGAATTTACAACAAATGTGATTAAACATTCATCAGCAACCGAGATTACAATTTACATAAAAGATAATAGAGACAGTCTTGCAATAATCATTATGGATAACGGAAACAGCTTTATATATGATGAAACGAAAAGAGGAATGGGCATTAAAAATATCGAATCCCGACTGCAATCTCTGGACGCAGTGTACAAATGGAAAAATATAATCGGAAAAAGGACACAGCTTATCATTAAAATTCAGCAAAAAGCAACTATATGA
- a CDS encoding enoyl-CoA hydratase/isomerase family protein, producing MTDFVTSEIKSNIAEITFGTQKSNALPGSILEKLAQTILEEGAKTEVKAILVKSEGQKAFCAGASFDELLAIEELEASTKFFGGFAKVLNAMRNCGKIVVVRVQGKTTGGGVGLACGADYCFATKDSALALTEVNLGIGPFVIGPYVERKIGKSQFSAMAIDADFRSAEWAEQHNIYHSVSENIAEMDSKLEKFLNTLAARSEDALSLIKKVSWEGTEHFNELMPARIHMSASLILEDSAKKNIEAIKERLREK from the coding sequence ATGACTGACTTTGTAACATCAGAAATTAAAAGCAATATCGCCGAGATCACTTTCGGAACTCAAAAAAGTAATGCCCTTCCTGGTAGCATCCTCGAAAAGCTGGCTCAAACAATTTTGGAAGAAGGAGCAAAAACCGAAGTAAAAGCAATTCTTGTGAAAAGTGAAGGGCAAAAAGCCTTTTGTGCAGGCGCAAGTTTCGATGAGTTGCTGGCGATCGAAGAGCTGGAAGCTTCTACAAAGTTTTTCGGTGGTTTTGCTAAAGTTTTGAACGCGATGAGAAACTGCGGTAAAATTGTAGTCGTAAGAGTACAGGGAAAAACTACAGGAGGAGGAGTAGGATTAGCCTGTGGAGCAGATTATTGTTTTGCAACAAAAGATTCTGCGTTGGCACTTACAGAGGTAAACCTGGGAATTGGGCCATTCGTGATCGGGCCATATGTGGAAAGAAAAATAGGTAAATCTCAGTTTTCGGCAATGGCAATTGATGCAGATTTCAGATCCGCAGAATGGGCAGAACAGCATAATATTTACCATTCCGTATCTGAAAACATTGCTGAGATGGATTCTAAACTAGAAAAATTTTTAAATACATTAGCAGCGAGAAGCGAAGATGCTTTATCTCTAATCAAGAAAGTTTCATGGGAAGGCACCGAGCATTTTAACGAATTGATGCCTGCGAGAATTCACATGAGCGCGAGTCTTATTCTTGAAGATTCTGCCAAAAAAAATATCGAAGCAATCAAAGAAAGATTGAGAGAAAAATAA
- a CDS encoding cation:proton antiporter, translated as MGSYEIFILLICLSAAFAFINQKFLKLPFVIGLFFLSTILSLVVLSSQLWIDIDVQKIESFLENSKIDKLIIDVFLGFLLFAGALHTNWGDLRTQIKSITSFALGGVIMSTGIIACLFYFVAGFLGIEIDFVYCLLFGALISPTDPIAVLGILKKAGVPKKTESVIVGESLFNDGVGVVLFIALLDTLRVGSFSFGDFGILFIQEAVGGVILGLVYGYILHLLLKAVDHYETEILITLAFVMGGYYLANYFHISGALSMVVMGLMVGNFRTSVSMSDTTQEYVNKFWELVDVVLNALLFIVIAFVLIEVDFKTEYVILGLLSVIIVLFTRSFLVYLPLSIFPKFSISIRTMHE; from the coding sequence ATGGGATCTTACGAAATATTTATTTTGCTGATTTGTCTTTCAGCGGCATTTGCATTCATCAATCAGAAATTTCTAAAACTTCCTTTTGTGATTGGGTTGTTTTTTCTTTCTACGATATTGTCTTTAGTGGTTCTTTCTTCTCAATTGTGGATCGATATTGATGTTCAGAAGATTGAAAGTTTTCTTGAAAATTCTAAAATTGACAAGTTGATCATAGATGTCTTTCTGGGATTTTTGCTTTTTGCGGGTGCCTTGCATACCAATTGGGGCGATCTCAGGACTCAGATAAAATCGATCACAAGTTTTGCATTGGGTGGAGTAATTATGTCAACGGGTATTATTGCCTGTCTGTTTTATTTTGTTGCGGGTTTCTTAGGAATCGAAATAGATTTCGTGTATTGTCTTTTGTTCGGAGCACTGATTTCTCCCACAGATCCTATCGCAGTACTCGGAATTTTGAAGAAAGCAGGTGTTCCTAAAAAGACAGAATCTGTAATCGTAGGAGAGAGTTTATTCAATGACGGTGTGGGTGTTGTTCTTTTTATTGCCTTGCTGGATACTTTGCGCGTAGGCAGTTTCAGCTTTGGTGATTTTGGTATACTGTTTATTCAGGAAGCTGTGGGCGGAGTGATCTTGGGATTGGTTTATGGCTATATTCTTCATTTACTTTTGAAAGCAGTAGATCATTATGAAACAGAAATCTTAATTACTTTAGCATTTGTAATGGGAGGATATTATCTCGCCAACTACTTTCACATTTCTGGTGCGCTTTCTATGGTTGTGATGGGACTGATGGTTGGTAATTTCCGTACCAGTGTTTCTATGAGCGATACGACACAGGAATATGTGAATAAATTCTGGGAACTGGTAGATGTAGTTCTCAATGCTTTATTATTTATCGTTATTGCTTTTGTGTTGATAGAAGTTGATTTTAAAACCGAATATGTAATTCTTGGCTTGCTGTCGGTGATCATTGTACTTTTCACGCGGTCATTTTTGGTATATCTGCCTTTAAGTATCTTCCCTAAATTTTCAATCTCAATAAGAACGATGCACGAATAA
- a CDS encoding winged helix-turn-helix domain-containing protein, whose amino-acid sequence MINISKLNKEFESRVRLGIMSVLMVNDWVDFSEMKNLLDITDGNMASHSNALEKANYIEVKKEFVGKKPKTSYRVTQSGRIAFTEHLDALEKLIGR is encoded by the coding sequence ATGATTAACATTTCAAAACTCAACAAAGAATTCGAAAGCCGTGTAAGATTGGGCATCATGTCTGTTCTTATGGTCAACGATTGGGTTGATTTTTCTGAAATGAAAAACCTTTTGGATATTACAGACGGAAACATGGCAAGTCACAGCAATGCCTTAGAAAAAGCCAATTATATAGAAGTGAAAAAAGAATTTGTCGGGAAAAAACCGAAAACTTCATATCGGGTTACGCAATCGGGTAGGATCGCTTTTACAGAACATCTGGACGCATTAGAAAAATTAATCGGAAGATAA
- a CDS encoding metallophosphoesterase, with protein MTRKHFLKRLFQLSVIGSFPLLYSWQIEPFWVEFVQRKLPVKNLPKDLEGKILMQISDLHVGDRFDWKFLIESFGKAQQYHPDFVVYTGDFVNDGTPDDHESLRKVMQKAVYGKLGTFGILGNHDYGKNWKDLGSSETICEILENCGVSMLKNEQEESHGLNIIGFDDLWSPNFDPLKIMKDYDSSKANIVLCHNPDVCDKDVWNGYQGWILSGHTHGGQCRIPGVITPILPVENRKYISGEIDLEDGRMLYINRAIGHSFQVRFMVRPEITIFTLTQA; from the coding sequence ATGACCAGAAAGCATTTCCTCAAAAGACTTTTTCAGCTTTCAGTAATAGGATCTTTTCCGTTATTGTACTCATGGCAAATTGAGCCATTTTGGGTAGAATTCGTACAACGGAAACTTCCTGTCAAAAATCTGCCTAAAGATTTAGAAGGAAAAATTCTGATGCAGATTTCAGATCTTCATGTCGGCGATCGCTTCGACTGGAAATTTTTAATTGAATCATTCGGAAAAGCTCAGCAATACCATCCGGATTTTGTGGTTTACACCGGAGATTTTGTGAATGACGGAACTCCCGATGATCACGAAAGTTTAAGAAAAGTGATGCAAAAAGCAGTCTACGGTAAGTTGGGCACTTTTGGGATTCTTGGAAATCACGACTACGGAAAAAACTGGAAAGATTTGGGCTCTTCAGAAACGATCTGCGAAATTCTCGAAAATTGCGGCGTGTCGATGCTCAAAAATGAACAGGAAGAATCGCATGGTTTAAATATCATCGGCTTCGATGATCTTTGGTCGCCCAATTTTGATCCTCTGAAAATTATGAAAGATTACGATTCTTCAAAAGCCAATATTGTGCTTTGTCATAATCCCGACGTTTGCGATAAAGATGTCTGGAACGGCTATCAAGGCTGGATTCTCAGTGGACATACGCATGGCGGACAATGCAGAATTCCCGGAGTGATTACACCAATTCTTCCGGTGGAGAACAGAAAATATATTTCGGGAGAGATTGATCTCGAAGATGGAAGAATGCTTTACATCAACCGCGCCATCGGTCATTCTTTTCAGGTGAGATTTATGGTGCGCCCGGAAATTACAATTTTCACTTTAACACAAGCTTAA
- a CDS encoding Coq4 family protein, with translation MKKIRVQFLLFVYDKTQKLYRKYFKKKKRQWQFNEKQLLEFQEDSLGRKLGEFYKRHGFTMIPKMENHDVHHLITGCGTNFEDEIAMQFLLLGNGKINAHLLAAVGLGIVILPEYFKMYINAYKKGQKMRTFHHINFEELLWQNFDHVKDFIRQKETPVIF, from the coding sequence ATGAAAAAAATACGTGTTCAATTTCTCCTTTTTGTTTACGACAAAACTCAAAAACTTTACAGAAAATACTTTAAAAAGAAGAAAAGACAGTGGCAGTTTAATGAAAAACAGTTGCTGGAATTTCAAGAAGATTCTTTAGGAAGAAAACTGGGTGAATTTTACAAACGCCACGGTTTTACAATGATTCCCAAAATGGAAAATCATGACGTACATCATCTAATTACTGGTTGCGGAACCAACTTTGAAGACGAAATCGCAATGCAGTTTCTCCTTCTCGGAAACGGAAAAATAAACGCTCACCTGCTCGCAGCGGTAGGTTTAGGAATTGTAATTCTGCCGGAATATTTCAAAATGTATATCAATGCCTACAAAAAAGGTCAAAAAATGCGGACATTCCATCATATCAATTTCGAAGAACTTCTCTGGCAGAATTTCGATCATGTAAAAGATTTCATCAGACAAAAAGAAACGCCGGTGATTTTTTAA
- a CDS encoding DUF4153 domain-containing protein — translation MKTHHYIFLTTALFVILFYNENVGLNLGILGIAYSFLTLSKTPERNRTKIFLTLLVTSVLSSIAFAWYGDFPSFLAVVISLLLLSYRSRNRRMKVLLLIPVFVVNCFTFICRFFSFDSWLPKTNTSGLWQKTLAFILIPFILISIFFGIYSAGSDHFASVFSDYELDINFWQLLCITILGFFIAFNFWNYSVEKLIYKQNHILRNQFNEQDKIQKSTYSFLDLNSERMSGVVSFFCLNILLIFFIFTFNYEQFYEKVKTPNQLSEETHERVVAVIMSIVMAILVIMFYFKSNFNFDPKAGLMKILVKIWIVLNAILVISAMLKNTEYIVSYGFTYKRLGVYAFLFLSLVGLAMTFIKIQMKKRNAFLFNAMIWYFYGTILACSYINWGGIITAQNMKRSDFNVDYHTTFISYNEKDLLKFAKEKRNLQLKKEILERIRIEKSETFLSKIIYYETVRD, via the coding sequence ATGAAAACACATCACTATATATTTCTTACAACCGCTTTGTTCGTTATTTTATTTTATAACGAAAATGTGGGTCTCAATCTCGGTATCTTAGGAATTGCGTATTCTTTTCTTACGCTTTCTAAAACACCTGAAAGAAACAGAACTAAAATTTTTCTTACTCTTTTGGTGACGAGTGTACTTTCCAGTATTGCTTTTGCGTGGTACGGAGATTTTCCTTCCTTTTTAGCGGTTGTAATTTCACTGTTGCTCCTTTCTTACCGTTCACGAAACAGGAGAATGAAAGTCCTTTTACTGATTCCTGTTTTTGTCGTCAATTGCTTTACGTTTATCTGCAGGTTTTTCAGTTTTGATTCGTGGCTTCCGAAAACAAATACTTCCGGACTTTGGCAAAAAACTTTAGCATTTATATTGATTCCTTTCATTTTGATCTCTATTTTCTTCGGAATTTATTCAGCCGGAAGTGATCATTTTGCAAGTGTTTTTAGTGATTATGAATTGGATATTAATTTCTGGCAATTGCTGTGCATCACCATCTTAGGCTTTTTCATTGCTTTTAATTTCTGGAATTATTCTGTAGAAAAACTTATTTACAAACAGAATCATATTCTCAGAAATCAGTTTAATGAACAGGATAAAATTCAGAAATCTACCTATTCTTTTTTAGATTTAAATTCTGAAAGAATGAGTGGCGTTGTTTCTTTCTTTTGTTTAAATATTTTGCTGATATTTTTCATTTTTACTTTTAATTATGAACAGTTTTACGAAAAGGTAAAAACGCCGAACCAACTTTCAGAAGAAACGCATGAACGTGTTGTTGCCGTCATCATGTCAATTGTAATGGCTATTTTGGTAATTATGTTTTATTTTAAATCAAATTTCAACTTCGATCCGAAAGCTGGTTTAATGAAAATTTTAGTAAAAATCTGGATCGTTCTCAATGCGATTTTAGTTATTTCTGCCATGCTAAAAAATACCGAATATATTGTCAGTTATGGTTTTACATACAAACGTTTGGGTGTTTATGCATTTTTATTTTTGTCTTTAGTTGGCCTCGCAATGACTTTCATCAAAATACAAATGAAAAAGAGAAATGCCTTTCTTTTTAACGCGATGATCTGGTATTTTTATGGAACAATTTTAGCATGCAGTTATATCAATTGGGGCGGAATCATCACTGCACAGAATATGAAAAGAAGTGATTTTAATGTTGATTATCACACTACTTTTATAAGTTATAATGAAAAAGATCTGCTCAAATTTGCTAAAGAGAAAAGAAACCTACAGTTGAAAAAAGAGATTTTAGAAAGAATAAGAATTGAAAAATCCGAAACTTTTTTATCCAAAATTATTTACTACGAGACTGTTCGGGACTAA
- the dtd gene encoding D-aminoacyl-tRNA deacylase — MRAVIQRVSEASVKVNGIVVGEINKGLLLLIGIDEQDEQPDADWLIHKILNLRIFGDENDKLNLSVQDISGEILCISQFTLIADYKKGNRPSFIKAAKPEKAIPLFEYFKEEIKKFGLKTESGIFGADMKVSLLNDGPVTILMDSITKI, encoded by the coding sequence ATGAGAGCAGTCATACAGAGAGTTTCTGAGGCAAGTGTGAAAGTTAACGGCATCGTTGTGGGAGAGATCAACAAGGGACTTTTACTTTTGATTGGAATTGATGAGCAAGACGAGCAACCTGACGCCGATTGGCTGATTCATAAAATTTTAAATCTCAGAATATTTGGTGACGAAAACGACAAACTCAATCTTTCAGTGCAAGATATTTCGGGGGAAATACTTTGTATCAGCCAATTTACACTGATTGCAGATTATAAAAAAGGGAACCGCCCCTCTTTCATAAAGGCTGCAAAACCCGAGAAAGCGATTCCTTTGTTTGAATATTTTAAAGAAGAAATTAAAAAATTCGGATTAAAAACAGAAAGTGGAATTTTCGGGGCTGATATGAAAGTTTCCTTATTAAACGACGGCCCTGTCACCATTCTTATGGATTCTATTACAAAAATTTAA
- the greA gene encoding transcription elongation factor GreA translates to MASYVTKEGLEKMKAELEQLEKIERPKITQQIAEARDKGDLSENAEYDAAKEAQGMLEMRISKLKDIVTTSKVIDETQLDTSKVSILTTVRLMNNDTKKEQIFKLVPDNESDLKSGKISVNTPIAKGLLGKVIGEKAEIILPNGNKLSFDVLEITLD, encoded by the coding sequence ATGGCGAGCTATGTAACTAAGGAAGGATTAGAGAAAATGAAAGCCGAGCTTGAGCAATTGGAAAAGATTGAAAGACCGAAGATTACTCAACAGATTGCAGAAGCAAGAGATAAAGGAGATTTGTCTGAAAATGCAGAATATGATGCAGCCAAAGAAGCACAGGGAATGTTGGAAATGAGAATTTCTAAACTGAAAGATATTGTTACGACTTCTAAAGTAATTGATGAAACTCAACTTGATACCTCAAAAGTGTCGATCTTAACGACAGTGAGATTGATGAATAATGATACCAAAAAAGAGCAGATTTTTAAACTGGTTCCGGACAATGAAAGTGATCTGAAATCGGGTAAAATATCTGTAAATACGCCGATTGCAAAAGGTTTATTAGGAAAAGTGATCGGTGAAAAAGCTGAGATCATCCTGCCAAACGGAAATAAACTTTCGTTCGATGTTTTGGAGATCACGCTTGATTAA
- a CDS encoding HIT family protein produces the protein MSSIFTKIINGEIPAYKIAENDDFVAFLDAMPLVKGHTLVVPKKEIDLIFDLDSEGYKNLWGFTQDVAKKIKSAVPCVRVGIAVVGLEVPHAHIHLIPLNKVEDMNFKNERLNLSVEEYTEIQNSIINS, from the coding sequence ATGAGTTCAATATTTACAAAAATTATCAACGGCGAAATTCCCGCTTATAAAATTGCAGAAAATGACGATTTTGTTGCTTTTTTAGATGCAATGCCTTTGGTGAAAGGTCATACTCTGGTTGTTCCGAAAAAGGAAATCGATCTTATCTTTGATTTGGATAGCGAAGGATACAAAAATCTTTGGGGATTTACTCAGGATGTGGCAAAAAAAATAAAAAGTGCGGTTCCTTGCGTCAGAGTGGGAATTGCAGTTGTAGGACTTGAGGTTCCTCATGCACACATTCACCTGATACCATTAAATAAGGTAGAAGATATGAACTTTAAAAACGAACGACTCAATTTATCTGTAGAAGAGTATACAGAAATTCAAAATTCAATAATTAATTCTTAA